The following are encoded together in the Thiobacillus sp. SCUT-2 genome:
- a CDS encoding LysR substrate-binding domain-containing protein translates to MTRQMPSLNGLRAFEAAGRHGSFKAAAEELNVTQTAVSHMVRLLEKHLGFALFRRHANRLELTDQGRAFQPGLTEAFDAIARLSEQVGSMQAGPVLTVGVAPTLALHWLIPRLTSFNRDHPNIEVRVATGGAMLPLRDDWTCTVRRGAGSWPGYIAEELFPSTLVPVCTPAIAASLLHPRDLHTATLIVVSHLREQWTWWFEAAGLSAPIQPANEVSFESSVMAIQAVLDGVGVAVAQLPYVSDALTAGRLVTPFPIIDQKYEGWYLAYRPIREKDPALLAFRNWLHGEAESQRQVHKRLGLTRPLMRSGTPKSRSPTIVTPRKSQKK, encoded by the coding sequence ATGACTCGCCAGATGCCCTCCTTGAACGGATTGCGAGCCTTCGAGGCGGCTGGACGGCATGGCAGCTTCAAGGCAGCAGCGGAGGAGCTGAATGTCACTCAAACGGCGGTGAGCCACATGGTGCGGCTCTTGGAAAAACACCTCGGGTTCGCGCTCTTCCGCCGTCATGCCAATAGGCTCGAGCTCACCGATCAGGGCCGGGCGTTCCAGCCCGGCCTGACCGAAGCCTTCGATGCGATCGCCCGGCTCTCTGAGCAAGTGGGCTCGATGCAGGCCGGCCCGGTGCTCACCGTCGGGGTCGCGCCGACGCTCGCTTTACACTGGCTAATTCCGCGCTTAACGAGCTTCAATCGCGACCATCCCAACATCGAGGTACGCGTCGCTACCGGCGGTGCAATGCTTCCGCTGCGGGACGATTGGACATGTACTGTACGTCGCGGCGCGGGCAGTTGGCCTGGCTATATTGCCGAAGAGCTATTCCCATCAACGCTGGTGCCAGTCTGCACGCCGGCAATAGCAGCAAGCTTGCTGCACCCCCGCGATCTCCACACGGCAACCCTGATCGTCGTCTCCCACTTGCGCGAGCAATGGACCTGGTGGTTCGAAGCGGCAGGCCTGAGCGCGCCGATACAGCCAGCTAATGAGGTATCGTTCGAGAGTTCTGTGATGGCAATTCAGGCCGTCCTCGATGGAGTAGGAGTCGCTGTGGCGCAACTTCCCTATGTCAGTGATGCGCTGACAGCGGGCCGTCTGGTCACCCCATTTCCGATCATTGATCAGAAATACGAAGGCTGGTATCTGGCCTACAGGCCGATACGCGAGAAGGACCCGGCGCTATTGGCCTTCCGCAACTGGCTGCATGGCGAAGCTGAGTCGCAACGTCAGGTACATAAGAGATTGGGTCTGACGCGACCGCTTATGCGCAGCGGAACTCCAAAGTCCCGCTCACCGACCATCGTGACACCGCGCAAAAGTCAGAAGAAATAG
- a CDS encoding helix-turn-helix domain-containing protein: protein MTENKFLTTEEVSERYRGEISVGTLRNWRAQRIGPPFLKIGKSVLYPVQTLDEWDRKNLVVCRASQRLNVVDNEGE, encoded by the coding sequence GTGACCGAAAATAAATTTCTCACCACCGAGGAGGTTTCCGAACGCTATCGCGGTGAAATTTCTGTCGGCACGCTTCGTAACTGGCGTGCACAGCGCATCGGGCCACCATTCCTCAAAATCGGCAAGTCGGTGCTGTACCCCGTGCAGACTCTCGATGAGTGGGATAGAAAGAACCTCGTGGTCTGCCGTGCGTCGCAGAGACTTAATGTGGTGGACAATGAGGGAGAGTGA
- a CDS encoding exonuclease domain-containing protein: MSFVFFDTETTGLKHGFDQIVHFAAIRTDANLNEIDRFEVRSRLLPHVLPHPAALRTNGLPIGRLLDSSLPSHYDMVRAIRQKLLSWSPSIFLGYNSMRFDEEMLRHALFQTLHPAYLTSNHNNSRADVWGLVMAAAAVSPACLNVPIGPEGRPIFRLEQLALANGVVQEQAHDALSDVITTLELCRLVHQRSSELWQRFVRFSKKATVADFVEAEDGFMLTEFFANQAYHAPVVCIGRDPDQANGRFCLSLNSDVDRFAAMTEDELRTELAQKPCPVRRLRINAAPTLTALYDAPGVMLDGLDIDAIETRARRVKDDPALCARLVSSYTSTREPRIPSRHAEERLYDGFPGPQDEARMIEFHDADWADRLPIVQSLDDERLRFFGLRLLYFEARSVLPEVLRLELERALSGRLVDAEAGGLTLEQALRAIDETPSDDGSDAGGLLADYRSYLVGRIARVTDFRAKQFAI, translated from the coding sequence TTGAGCTTCGTCTTCTTCGACACCGAGACAACTGGCCTGAAGCACGGCTTCGACCAGATCGTGCACTTCGCGGCCATACGCACCGACGCGAATTTGAATGAGATTGACCGCTTCGAGGTACGCTCGCGTCTTCTGCCACATGTGCTGCCCCATCCGGCAGCACTGCGCACCAATGGCCTGCCGATCGGAAGGCTCTTGGATTCGAGTCTTCCGTCCCATTACGACATGGTCAGAGCGATCCGGCAGAAGCTGCTCTCGTGGTCCCCTTCGATCTTTCTAGGCTACAACTCGATGCGTTTCGACGAGGAGATGTTGCGGCACGCGTTGTTTCAAACGCTTCATCCCGCCTATCTCACGAGCAACCACAACAACAGCCGTGCGGACGTGTGGGGGCTGGTTATGGCCGCAGCCGCCGTGTCGCCAGCATGTCTCAACGTTCCAATTGGTCCAGAGGGGCGACCGATCTTTCGCCTTGAACAATTGGCGCTCGCTAACGGCGTCGTTCAGGAACAGGCTCATGATGCTCTCTCCGACGTCATCACCACGCTCGAACTTTGTCGCCTCGTGCATCAGCGGTCGTCAGAGCTCTGGCAGCGCTTCGTACGCTTTTCAAAGAAAGCGACCGTCGCCGACTTCGTCGAAGCGGAAGATGGATTCATGCTCACGGAGTTCTTTGCCAATCAGGCATATCACGCGCCTGTGGTGTGCATTGGGCGAGATCCAGATCAAGCCAATGGCCGCTTTTGTTTGAGCCTAAACAGTGATGTGGATCGCTTTGCAGCGATGACAGAGGATGAGCTTCGAACTGAGCTGGCTCAGAAGCCCTGTCCGGTTCGCCGGCTTCGGATCAACGCAGCGCCAACATTGACGGCTCTCTATGACGCGCCGGGGGTGATGCTGGATGGCCTCGATATTGACGCTATTGAAACGCGAGCACGCCGAGTGAAGGATGATCCGGCGCTCTGCGCCCGGCTTGTCTCATCTTACACTTCAACACGCGAACCTCGCATTCCTTCGAGACATGCCGAGGAGCGCCTCTATGACGGATTTCCTGGTCCGCAAGATGAAGCCCGCATGATCGAATTTCATGACGCGGATTGGGCCGACAGATTGCCGATTGTTCAAAGTCTCGATGATGAACGCCTGCGGTTTTTCGGGCTTCGTTTGCTGTACTTCGAGGCACGTTCGGTTCTACCGGAAGTTCTCAGGCTTGAACTTGAGCGCGCCCTAAGTGGTCGTTTGGTTGATGCTGAGGCCGGCGGCCTAACTCTCGAACAGGCCCTCCGTGCGATTGACGAAACGCCAAGTGATGACGGATCCGATGCGGGAGGACTGCTCGCGGACTACCGCTCATATCTTGTCGGTCGGATCGCGCGGGTCACCGATTTTCGGGCGAAGCAGTTCGCCATCTAG
- a CDS encoding ImmA/IrrE family metallo-endopeptidase produces the protein MTANPERAREAARAILRAFGVKGVPVPVERIIKARNIVLQYAPLEEDLSGMAYIKDGVGIIGVNALHHPNRQRFSAAHELGHHELHAQEIGKAVHVDKGFRVLLRDDVSSQGIDPLEIEANAFASELLMPSEFLLSALDAGGLDIEDDAGIEALARKFRVSAAAMRYRLAGRF, from the coding sequence ATGACGGCGAATCCCGAACGAGCTCGGGAGGCGGCTCGCGCGATCTTGCGGGCCTTTGGCGTAAAGGGGGTGCCAGTTCCGGTCGAGCGCATCATCAAAGCCAGAAACATCGTCCTCCAATACGCTCCGCTAGAGGAAGACCTCTCCGGGATGGCCTACATCAAGGACGGAGTCGGCATCATCGGCGTGAACGCGCTGCACCATCCCAATCGTCAACGATTCTCGGCGGCACACGAGCTCGGACACCATGAGTTGCACGCCCAGGAGATTGGGAAGGCGGTTCACGTCGATAAGGGATTTCGTGTGCTTCTGCGTGATGACGTCTCTTCGCAGGGCATCGATCCGCTGGAGATTGAGGCCAACGCATTCGCGTCGGAACTGCTGATGCCGAGCGAATTCCTCCTGAGCGCGCTGGATGCGGGCGGATTGGATATCGAAGATGACGCTGGGATCGAAGCGCTTGCCCGCAAATTCCGCGTAAGCGCTGCGGCGATGCGATATCGATTGGCAGGACGCTTCTAG
- a CDS encoding helix-turn-helix domain-containing protein — protein MSDEAIYKAFGQAVATRRKGLNLTQATLAARVGISRASIANIESGRQNVLLHHVYRLASALEFSKVSDLLPAQPKPSTQEDLDMILSDETVTARGKAQITDLIASALAQRGGAKAGS, from the coding sequence ATGTCGGACGAAGCGATCTATAAGGCTTTCGGGCAGGCGGTAGCCACGCGGCGGAAGGGGCTGAACCTTACCCAGGCTACGCTAGCTGCCCGAGTGGGCATCTCGCGCGCCTCGATCGCCAACATCGAGAGCGGTCGTCAGAACGTACTGCTGCACCACGTCTATCGACTGGCGTCGGCGCTCGAGTTCTCCAAGGTCTCAGACCTGCTGCCGGCGCAACCAAAACCATCGACCCAGGAGGACTTGGATATGATCCTGTCAGACGAAACTGTAACCGCACGCGGTAAAGCCCAAATCACCGATCTGATTGCTAGCGCGCTCGCGCAACGCGGCGGCGCAAAGGCTGGGTCATGA
- a CDS encoding AAA family ATPase, giving the protein MQKLAAVQSEDFNRPKGIQRSRRLPDPALGALWDSIILEERLKAQLLSQAMLNFTMRGKVDRSVIPLHGVILLVGPPGTGKTSLARGLAHRTAESFQGGGFRLLEVEPHALTSSAMGKTQRAVSELFSQSIAESAAAGPTIVLLDEVETLAADRSKMSLEANPIDIHRATDAVLVQLDALAEQHPNLLFLATSNFPQAVDAAFTSRCDLVVHVPLPDREACARILKDCLTGLGKTYPAIARLATSANFDRCAAECVGLDGRAIRKMVANALASTPQTAMNPDRVTAEDLLAAARAAKAGRLSGGKVP; this is encoded by the coding sequence ATGCAGAAGCTGGCTGCGGTGCAAAGTGAGGATTTCAATCGACCAAAGGGGATCCAGCGATCACGCCGGCTTCCCGATCCGGCGCTCGGCGCCCTGTGGGACTCAATTATCCTGGAAGAACGTCTGAAAGCTCAGCTCCTCTCCCAAGCGATGCTGAACTTCACGATGCGCGGCAAGGTCGATCGTAGCGTCATACCGCTGCACGGCGTGATCCTTCTCGTCGGACCCCCGGGTACAGGAAAAACCTCTCTTGCCCGTGGACTGGCACATCGCACCGCCGAATCCTTCCAGGGCGGCGGGTTCCGTCTCCTCGAGGTCGAGCCGCACGCGCTGACCAGTTCGGCGATGGGCAAAACCCAGCGCGCGGTCTCGGAATTGTTTTCGCAGTCGATCGCAGAGTCAGCCGCGGCCGGTCCGACCATCGTTCTCCTCGACGAGGTTGAGACGCTCGCGGCTGACAGATCGAAGATGAGCCTTGAGGCCAACCCGATCGACATCCATCGCGCAACTGATGCCGTGCTGGTTCAGCTCGACGCTCTCGCCGAGCAGCATCCGAACCTGCTGTTTCTCGCCACCAGCAATTTTCCTCAAGCGGTGGATGCGGCCTTCACGTCGCGGTGCGACCTTGTCGTGCATGTGCCCCTGCCGGACCGCGAAGCCTGCGCGCGCATCCTAAAGGACTGCCTCACGGGGTTGGGCAAGACCTATCCGGCCATCGCGAGGTTGGCGACCAGCGCGAATTTTGACCGCTGCGCCGCGGAGTGCGTGGGGCTCGACGGGCGCGCCATCCGCAAGATGGTCGCCAACGCTCTCGCCAGCACGCCTCAGACCGCGATGAACCCAGACCGGGTAACCGCCGAAGATCTGCTGGCGGCGGCGCGCGCCGCCAAGGCGGGACGCTTGTCGGGAGGCAAAGTCCCGTGA